The nucleotide sequence TTGCCGAACTACCCGACAAGACCGCGCTCGCCGGTCTCGTCCTCGGCACCCGCTACCGCGCCTCGTACGTCTTCGCCGGTGTCGCCGCCGCGTTCGCCGTGCACGTCGCGCTCGCGGTGGCGGCGGGCAGTGTCCTCACGCTCCTGCCGCAGCAGATCGTGCACGCGCTGACGGGCGCGCTGTTCCTGGGCGGCGCGGCGGTGCTGCTCATGACGAAGGGCGGGGCCGATGACGACGCGGAGGTTCGGCGGCCCGGGAACCAGAGCTTCTGGAAGGTCTCGGGGACGGGTTTCATGCTCATCCTGGTCGCCGAGTTCGGGGACCTGACGCAGATCATGACGGCGAACCTCGCGGCCCGGTACGACGATCCGCTGTCCGTCGGGCTCGGCGCGGTCCTCGCGCTGTGGGCCGTGGCGGGGCTCGGCATCGTCGGCGGCAAGGCGCTGATGAAGCGGGTGCCGCTGAAGCTGATCACGCAGGTCGCCGCCGTGCTGATGGCGGGGCTCGGTGTGTGGAGTCTGTGGGAGGCCGTGGCGGGATGAGTGTGGGGGTGGCGGGAACCCTTTTTGTTTTGTACCGTAGAGAAACAAAGTGGCTCCCGCCCGCATTCCCTGACCGGTGGGCGGGGCCGCCTTGTCCCTGCGGGCCGCCTCGCCGGGTCCGACCGTTCGCGGCCCCCTTTTTTCGCGCCTTGGAGCTGCTGATGACGGCCACCACCGTTCTGACCGCCCGCGCCCTCCTGCTGGACATGGACGGCACCCTCGTCAACTCGGACGCCGCCGTGGAACGCGTCTGGCGGCGCTGGGCGGAACGGCACGGGCTGGACGGCGCCGAGATCATGAAGGTGGTGCACGGCCGCCAGGGGTACGCCACGATGGCCGTCCTTCTGCCCGATCGGCCCATGGAGCAGAACCTCGCGGACAACGCGCGGATGCTGGCCGAGGAGACCGCCGACGTGGACGGCGTCGTCCCGATACC is from Streptomyces sp. NBC_01314 and encodes:
- a CDS encoding TMEM165/GDT1 family protein: MISFSVTALVFGVVFLAELPDKTALAGLVLGTRYRASYVFAGVAAAFAVHVALAVAAGSVLTLLPQQIVHALTGALFLGGAAVLLMTKGGADDDAEVRRPGNQSFWKVSGTGFMLILVAEFGDLTQIMTANLAARYDDPLSVGLGAVLALWAVAGLGIVGGKALMKRVPLKLITQVAAVLMAGLGVWSLWEAVAG